One window of the Bombus affinis isolate iyBomAffi1 chromosome 10, iyBomAffi1.2, whole genome shotgun sequence genome contains the following:
- the LOC126921037 gene encoding coatomer subunit gamma isoform X2, with translation MNSFVSRGGNPFQNLEKTTVLQEARTFNDTPVNPRKCAHILTKILYLLNQGEQLGTMEATEAFFAMTKLFQSRDVVLRRLVYLGIKELSSLAEDVIIVTSSLTKDMTGKEDLYRAAAIRALCTITDSGMLAAIERYMKQAIVDRSPAVSSAALVSSLHLTKVSGDVARRWANEAQEALNSNNVMVQYHALGVLYQARKADKHAVIKLVAKLMRTSPKSPYAACMLIRMACKLLDEVDKGEELLAFIETCLRHKSEMVVYEAAHALINLGRNCTKEITPAISVLQLFCGSQKPALRFAAVRTLNKVAMSHPTAVTACNLDLENLITDSNRSIATLAITTLLKTGAESSVDRLMKQIATFVSEISDEFKVVVVQAIRALCQKFPRKHTVLMNFLSAMLRDEGGLEYKAAIADTIIAVMEVNADAKEAGLAHLCEFIEDCEHNSLAVRILHLLGQEGPTSKQPSRYIRFIYNRVILESASVRAAAVTALARFAAACPLLLPNVLVLLSRCQLDSDDEVRDRAAYYCTILQEQNEPTILPLIQPPLLSVPSLERALRNYMQTSMDEPFDISQVPPAQTAEEPTQVEVHTTVKQQPRLTREESFMEKLLQIPHLANIIRDSPLLKSSPVSELTESETEYNVKCIKHTFAEFLILQFDCVNTLPDQLLEDVRVAVDAPEGYMIVSEVLCPRLPYNELGTTYTVLKYPEDIYASVATIPTTLRFVARDCDPATGVPDADQGYNDEYMLEDLEVTLADQVLGTGNRVLDFHAAWEAATSAGFTRLEETFALGSSVNSLEGAIQSLTGFLGLDAVDRTNRVQSGAATHTLLLSGIFRGAKEILARARLAISDSQVTMQLTVRCQDVNVAELIISSVG, from the exons ATGAATTCTTTTGTTTCAC GTGGGGGAAATCCTTTCCAAAACCTGGAAAAGACAACCGTTCTTCAGGAAGCTCGTACCTTCAACGACACTCCAGTTAACCCAAGAAAATGCGCGCACATTCTAACCAAAATCTTATACCTACTGAACCAAGGAGAACAGTTGGGTACGATGGAAGCAACAGAAGCATTTTTTGCCATGACCAAATTGTTTCAATCCAGGGACGTCGTCCTGAGAAGATTGGTCTATCTAGGTATCAAGGAACTGAGTTCTCTGGCAGAAGATGTGATTATAGTTACTTCCAGTTTAACCAAGGATATGACCGGGAAAGAAGATTTGTACAGAGCTGCTGCGATAAGAGCATTATGTACCATCACTGACAGTGGAATGCTAGCAGCTATCGAACGTTATATGAAACAAGCTATAGTGGATCGTTCTCCTGCTGTTTCCAGCGCGGCTCTAGTTTCCTCTTTGCACTTGACCAAAGTCTCTGGAGATGTAGCACGTAGATGGGCAAACGAAGCTCAGGAAGCTCTAAATTCTAATAACGTGATGGTTCAGTACCATGCCCTTGGTGTCTTGTATCAAGCGCGTAAAGCAGATAAACATGCTGTGATTAAATTAGTCGCCAAGCTTATGAGAACAAGTCCAAAAAGCCCTTACGCAGCCTGTATGTTAATTAGAATGGCGTGTAAATTATTAGACGAAGTCGATAAAGGAGAAGAACTATTGGCATTTATAGAAACTTGTTTACGTCATAAATCAGAGATGGTGGTATATGAAGCGGCGCATGCCTTGATCAAtcttggaagaaattgcacgaAAGAGATAACGCCTGCTATTAGTGTCCTCCAATTATTCTGTGGATCTCAGAAACCAGCTTTGAGATTCGCCGCTGTTAGAACCTTGAATAAAGTTGCTATGTCTCATCCAACGGCAGTTACCGCGTGCAACTTAGATTTAGAGAACTTAATTACCGATTCGAACAGATCTATCGCTACGTTGGCAATTACTACCCTATTAAAAACTGGAGCGGAAAGTTCGGTTGATCGATTGATGAAACAAATTGCTACCTTTGTGTCTGAAATTTCAGACGAATTTAAGGTCGTAGTTGTACAAGCTATAAG AGCTCTATGTCAAAAATTCCCTCGGAAACATACTGTTTTGATGAACTTTCTCTCTGCTATGCTAAGAGACGAGGGAGGACTCGAATACAAAGCAGCAATTGCAGATACGATAATAGCTGTTATGGAAGTAAATGCCGATGCGAAAGAAGCCGGCTTGGCTCATCTCTGCGAATTTATCGAAGATTGCGAGCATAACTCGCTCGCCGTTCGCATTCTTCACTTACTTGGTCAGGAAGGGCCAACTTCGAAACAACCATCTCGATATATTCGCTTCATTTACAATCGCGTGATTCTGGAAAGTGCCAGCGTTCGTGCAGCCGCGGTTACCGCGTTAGCACGTTTTGCAGCGGCATGTCCTCTGTTACTACCAAACGTGCTAGTTCTTCTGTCCCGCTGTCAATTGGATTCGGATGACGAAGTTCGCGATCGTGCAGCCTATTATTGCACTATTCTACAGGAACAAAACGAACCAACTATTTTGCCTTTGATACAACCTCCTCTTCTCTCCGTACCCAGTTTGGAAAGAGCTTTGCGAAATTATATGCAAACATCGATGGACGAACCATTCGACATCTCGCAG GTTCCACCAGCGCAAACGGCCGAAGAACCAACACAAGTAGAAGTACATACTACTGTGAAACAACAACCTCGATTAACGCGCGAGGAGAGCTTCATGGAAAAATTATTACAGATACCACATTTGGCTAACATTATTCGTGATTCTCCGTTGCTTAAGTCTTCGCCTGTCTCTGAATTAACAGAGTCGGAAacggaatataacgttaaatgcaTTAAGCACACGTTCGCGGAATTCCTTATTTTGCAATTCGATTGTGTAAATACTCTTCCCGATCAATTACTCGAGGATGTAAGAGTAGCTGTCGACGCACCTGAAGG CTATATGATCGTGAGCGAAGTTCTATGTCCTCGTCTACCTTACAACGAGCTTGGTACAACATATACAGTATTAAAATATCCAGAAGACATTTATGCCAGTGTCGCTACTATTCCTACAACTCTGCGATTCGTAGCTCGTGATTGCGACCCTGCGACGGGTGTTCCAGATGCCGATCAAGGATACAACGATGAATACATG TTAGAGGATTTGGAGGTGACGTTGGCTGATCAAGTTCTAGGAACCGGAAACAGAGTATTAGATTTCCATGCTGCGTGGGAGGCAGCGACTTCGGCAGGATTCACTAGGCTGGAAGAAACATTTGCTTTAGGCTCATCGGTGAACAGTTTGGAAGGAGCGATTCAAAGTCTCACGGGATTTTTGGGCTTGGATGCCGTAGATCGAACCAATCGAGTACAATCTGGTGCTGCTACGCATACTTTACTATTGAGTGGCATCTTCAGAGGAGCGAAAGAAATCCTTGCTCGAGCAAGATTAGCGATATCGGACAGTCAAGTAACAATGCAACTTACCGTACGCTGTCAAGACGTAAACGTTGCCGAGTTAATTATTTCTTCTGTAGGGTAA
- the LOC126921037 gene encoding coatomer subunit gamma isoform X1: protein MNAFKRDKKEEEDGGGNPFQNLEKTTVLQEARTFNDTPVNPRKCAHILTKILYLLNQGEQLGTMEATEAFFAMTKLFQSRDVVLRRLVYLGIKELSSLAEDVIIVTSSLTKDMTGKEDLYRAAAIRALCTITDSGMLAAIERYMKQAIVDRSPAVSSAALVSSLHLTKVSGDVARRWANEAQEALNSNNVMVQYHALGVLYQARKADKHAVIKLVAKLMRTSPKSPYAACMLIRMACKLLDEVDKGEELLAFIETCLRHKSEMVVYEAAHALINLGRNCTKEITPAISVLQLFCGSQKPALRFAAVRTLNKVAMSHPTAVTACNLDLENLITDSNRSIATLAITTLLKTGAESSVDRLMKQIATFVSEISDEFKVVVVQAIRALCQKFPRKHTVLMNFLSAMLRDEGGLEYKAAIADTIIAVMEVNADAKEAGLAHLCEFIEDCEHNSLAVRILHLLGQEGPTSKQPSRYIRFIYNRVILESASVRAAAVTALARFAAACPLLLPNVLVLLSRCQLDSDDEVRDRAAYYCTILQEQNEPTILPLIQPPLLSVPSLERALRNYMQTSMDEPFDISQVPPAQTAEEPTQVEVHTTVKQQPRLTREESFMEKLLQIPHLANIIRDSPLLKSSPVSELTESETEYNVKCIKHTFAEFLILQFDCVNTLPDQLLEDVRVAVDAPEGYMIVSEVLCPRLPYNELGTTYTVLKYPEDIYASVATIPTTLRFVARDCDPATGVPDADQGYNDEYMLEDLEVTLADQVLGTGNRVLDFHAAWEAATSAGFTRLEETFALGSSVNSLEGAIQSLTGFLGLDAVDRTNRVQSGAATHTLLLSGIFRGAKEILARARLAISDSQVTMQLTVRCQDVNVAELIISSVG, encoded by the exons ATGAACGCTTTTAAACGCGATAAGAAGGAGGAAGAAGATG GTGGGGGAAATCCTTTCCAAAACCTGGAAAAGACAACCGTTCTTCAGGAAGCTCGTACCTTCAACGACACTCCAGTTAACCCAAGAAAATGCGCGCACATTCTAACCAAAATCTTATACCTACTGAACCAAGGAGAACAGTTGGGTACGATGGAAGCAACAGAAGCATTTTTTGCCATGACCAAATTGTTTCAATCCAGGGACGTCGTCCTGAGAAGATTGGTCTATCTAGGTATCAAGGAACTGAGTTCTCTGGCAGAAGATGTGATTATAGTTACTTCCAGTTTAACCAAGGATATGACCGGGAAAGAAGATTTGTACAGAGCTGCTGCGATAAGAGCATTATGTACCATCACTGACAGTGGAATGCTAGCAGCTATCGAACGTTATATGAAACAAGCTATAGTGGATCGTTCTCCTGCTGTTTCCAGCGCGGCTCTAGTTTCCTCTTTGCACTTGACCAAAGTCTCTGGAGATGTAGCACGTAGATGGGCAAACGAAGCTCAGGAAGCTCTAAATTCTAATAACGTGATGGTTCAGTACCATGCCCTTGGTGTCTTGTATCAAGCGCGTAAAGCAGATAAACATGCTGTGATTAAATTAGTCGCCAAGCTTATGAGAACAAGTCCAAAAAGCCCTTACGCAGCCTGTATGTTAATTAGAATGGCGTGTAAATTATTAGACGAAGTCGATAAAGGAGAAGAACTATTGGCATTTATAGAAACTTGTTTACGTCATAAATCAGAGATGGTGGTATATGAAGCGGCGCATGCCTTGATCAAtcttggaagaaattgcacgaAAGAGATAACGCCTGCTATTAGTGTCCTCCAATTATTCTGTGGATCTCAGAAACCAGCTTTGAGATTCGCCGCTGTTAGAACCTTGAATAAAGTTGCTATGTCTCATCCAACGGCAGTTACCGCGTGCAACTTAGATTTAGAGAACTTAATTACCGATTCGAACAGATCTATCGCTACGTTGGCAATTACTACCCTATTAAAAACTGGAGCGGAAAGTTCGGTTGATCGATTGATGAAACAAATTGCTACCTTTGTGTCTGAAATTTCAGACGAATTTAAGGTCGTAGTTGTACAAGCTATAAG AGCTCTATGTCAAAAATTCCCTCGGAAACATACTGTTTTGATGAACTTTCTCTCTGCTATGCTAAGAGACGAGGGAGGACTCGAATACAAAGCAGCAATTGCAGATACGATAATAGCTGTTATGGAAGTAAATGCCGATGCGAAAGAAGCCGGCTTGGCTCATCTCTGCGAATTTATCGAAGATTGCGAGCATAACTCGCTCGCCGTTCGCATTCTTCACTTACTTGGTCAGGAAGGGCCAACTTCGAAACAACCATCTCGATATATTCGCTTCATTTACAATCGCGTGATTCTGGAAAGTGCCAGCGTTCGTGCAGCCGCGGTTACCGCGTTAGCACGTTTTGCAGCGGCATGTCCTCTGTTACTACCAAACGTGCTAGTTCTTCTGTCCCGCTGTCAATTGGATTCGGATGACGAAGTTCGCGATCGTGCAGCCTATTATTGCACTATTCTACAGGAACAAAACGAACCAACTATTTTGCCTTTGATACAACCTCCTCTTCTCTCCGTACCCAGTTTGGAAAGAGCTTTGCGAAATTATATGCAAACATCGATGGACGAACCATTCGACATCTCGCAG GTTCCACCAGCGCAAACGGCCGAAGAACCAACACAAGTAGAAGTACATACTACTGTGAAACAACAACCTCGATTAACGCGCGAGGAGAGCTTCATGGAAAAATTATTACAGATACCACATTTGGCTAACATTATTCGTGATTCTCCGTTGCTTAAGTCTTCGCCTGTCTCTGAATTAACAGAGTCGGAAacggaatataacgttaaatgcaTTAAGCACACGTTCGCGGAATTCCTTATTTTGCAATTCGATTGTGTAAATACTCTTCCCGATCAATTACTCGAGGATGTAAGAGTAGCTGTCGACGCACCTGAAGG CTATATGATCGTGAGCGAAGTTCTATGTCCTCGTCTACCTTACAACGAGCTTGGTACAACATATACAGTATTAAAATATCCAGAAGACATTTATGCCAGTGTCGCTACTATTCCTACAACTCTGCGATTCGTAGCTCGTGATTGCGACCCTGCGACGGGTGTTCCAGATGCCGATCAAGGATACAACGATGAATACATG TTAGAGGATTTGGAGGTGACGTTGGCTGATCAAGTTCTAGGAACCGGAAACAGAGTATTAGATTTCCATGCTGCGTGGGAGGCAGCGACTTCGGCAGGATTCACTAGGCTGGAAGAAACATTTGCTTTAGGCTCATCGGTGAACAGTTTGGAAGGAGCGATTCAAAGTCTCACGGGATTTTTGGGCTTGGATGCCGTAGATCGAACCAATCGAGTACAATCTGGTGCTGCTACGCATACTTTACTATTGAGTGGCATCTTCAGAGGAGCGAAAGAAATCCTTGCTCGAGCAAGATTAGCGATATCGGACAGTCAAGTAACAATGCAACTTACCGTACGCTGTCAAGACGTAAACGTTGCCGAGTTAATTATTTCTTCTGTAGGGTAA
- the LOC126921043 gene encoding venom carboxylesterase-6, protein MTRYLRGPLIFCLVCVCLFEFIAANAPLVKVKNGTLSGLFMRTRKGREFAGFRGIPYALPPVQELRFQAPKPAAAWDGIRSAKDDANICIQRNIFTYDDEIVGDEDCLYLNVYTPKLPTVEDKLKGGYPVMIWLHGGGWVCGAGHSDYYHPKFLLDHDVILVAVNYRLGPIGFLSTEDLVCPGNNGLKDQAMSIRWVHENIAAFGGDPNRVTIFGESAGGASAHYHMMSDLSKGLFHRAISQSGTGDCRWAVAKPGSARKRATKLAELLACPSKDSKQLVDCLRTKDAIELIATDRAFQEFSYCPVIPFKPVIEPVHPGAFITEDPVVMSRNGRLSDIPWMTGIMSEEGSLLVPGLYGRNNGELVERLNKNFLDLAPMTLLFDETCRKGEEKRVATEIRKFYFDQAAIDNSTRFQLINMFSDAWFTHASRISVRNYLEKQSSPVYYYYLSYRGSASFSRIFGDINNNYGVSHADELQYLFPVGEQLFKDIPLSEKDLEMVDVLTSLWYNFANSGNPTPEVSKQIPIKWKPVRTQNLEYLHIGQEDIRMSENLLRERIDFWQTLPIRPDFETQRQWKDEL, encoded by the exons ATGACGAGATATCTGAGAGGCCCGTTGATATTCTGTTTGGTGTGCGTTTGCTTGTTCGAGTTTATCGCAGCGAACGCACCGCTGGTAAAAGTAAAGAATGGCACGTTGTCGGGTCTGTTTATGAGAACAAGGAAGGGCAGGGAATTCGCCGGATTTCGGGGCATACCGTATGCGCTTCCACCTGTTCAAGAACTCAGATTTCAG GCTCCAAAACCGGCAGCTGCCTGGGATGGAATACGATCGGCTAAAGACGACGCCAACATATGTATTCAAAGAAATATCTTCACCTACGACGATGAGATCGTCGGTGACGAGGATTGTCTTTATCTGAACGTCTACACGCCGAAGCTGCCCACCGTGGAAGACAAATTAAAGGGAGGATATCCGGTTATGATTTGGCTGCATGGTGGCGGATGGGTCTGTGGCGCTGGTCATTCCGACTATTATCATCCTAAATTCTTATTGGATCACGATGTGATTCTCGTGGCCGTAAACTACAG GCTCGGACCAATAGGATTCTTGAGCACGGAGGATCTGGTATGTCCTGGAAATAATGGATTAAAGGATCAGGCAATGTCCATTCGTTGGGTACACGAGAATATAGCCGCCTTTGGTGGTGATCCGAATCGTGTGACCATTTTCGGGGAAAGCGCTGGTGGTGCAAGTGCCCATTATCACATGATGAGCGATTTGTCGAAAG GACTTTTCCATCGTGCTATCTCGCAAAGCGGTACCGGCGACTGTCGTTGGGCCGTGGCAAAACCCGGTTCGGCGAGAAAGAGGGCCACGAAGTTGGCCGAACTTCTGGCTTGCCCTTCGAAAGACTCGAAGCAGCTCGTCGATTGCCTGCGTACGAAAGATGCCATCGAACTTATCGCAACCGATCGAGCTTTTCAA GAATTTTCTTACTGTCCGGTGATACCCTTCAAACCTGTGATCGAACCCGTTCACCCTGGTGCATTCATAACGGAAGATCCCGTAGTTATGTCGAGGAATGGCCGCTTGTCAGACATTCCGTGGATGACAGGAATTATGTCCGAGGAGGGATCGCTCCTAGTACCAG gATTGTACGGACGAAACAACGGAGAATTGGTCGAGAGGCTGAACAAGAATTTCTTGGATCTCGCTCCGATGACGTTACTGTTCGACGAAACGTGCCGTAAAGGCGAAGAAAAACGCGTGGCCACCGAAATCCGCAAGTTTTATTTCGACCAGGCTGCCATTGACAATTCCACGCGATTCCAGCTGATCAAC ATGTTCAGCGACGCTTGGTTCACTCACGCGTCTCGCATTTCGGTGCGCAACTATCTGGAGAAGCAGTCTTCTCCCGTGTATTATTACTATCTGTCGTACAGAGGAAGCGCGTCGTTCAGCAGGATATTTGGcgatattaacaataattacgGAGTATCGCACGCCGACGAACTTCAGTACCTGTTTCCTGTCGGAGAACAATTATTCAAGGATATACCGCTGAGCGAGAAGGACCTCGAGATGGTGGACGTTCTCACGAGCCTTTGGTACAACTTCGCGAACTCCGG AAATCCTACGCCGGAAGTGTCGAAGCAGATACCAATCAAATGGAAACCGGTTAGAACGCAGAATCTCGAGTATCTTCACATAGGTCAAGAGGACATTCGGATGTCGGAGAATCTTCTGCGGGAGAGAATAGACTTCTGGCAAACCTTACCTATACGACCGGATTTTGAAACCCAACGTCAATGGAAAGACGAATTGTAA